CGGTCGAGCAATGGCTTGGCTGCGGCGCGGTATAGCTTGAACAGCGGCATCCCGACATACTGCGCGCCCCAGCGGCCCCACGAATGGGTGATCAGCATGTCTTTGGCCAGCTCTTTGAACTTGACGTCGGCGCGCGTGGTGTTGGCAAACAGGTCGCCGCCCTTGCTCGGGCTGCCGACACGGTGGTGCGGCAGCCAGCGCTTCTCGTTCGTAATGCCGACCATGTTCTTCAGGCTGAGCGTCACACCGGCCTTGCGGTGGGTCTTCAGCTTGGCCAGGCTGATCAGCGCATCGGCCTGCAGAATGCGGTTCGGAATGCTGTAAAGGTTGTGCTCGTGGTTATGCGCCTCAACCATCGCATTCTCGTAGTGCGCGGCGGTGCTGCGAAAGCGGGTGGCATGGTCGGCGATCTCGGTAAGCATACTCCGCTGGCCCAGGTCGATCACCCGGTAGCCCATTGGGTCGCCGGCCAGCCGCTGGCCCTGCACCATCACGCGATCGGTGTCGCGCGTCACCTGCAGGTCGCGAAAGTCGACCAGCTCGATCCCCAGCTTGTAGCGGTCGTTCAGGTGCGCGACCATCGGGCCGGTGCCGGTCAGCTCGAGCACGCGGTTGAAGTCGACCTCCTTGATCGGCGAGTCGGCCACGCTGATACGGCCCTGACCGCGGTTAGCGATGTAGGCGTAGTCGATGAACGCGCGGATCAGCGAGCCATGCACCACCGACGCCTGGATGCCCGGCATCCCATCGGGGTGATCGCTGACGACCAGATTCGGCTTCAGCACCACGTTGTCACCCGGCCGGACGATCGCGCCAAGCGGGTTCCAGGCCGGCGTGCCGTAGTGCTCGGCGTCAAGTCCTAGCAGCACAAACAGCTGGCGCACCGCCTCGTAGATGTAGTTCTGCGCGTCGATCTCGCCTGCATCAAACGGATACTCGGGGTAGCGCGCCGGCGGGTGAAACGGCGGGTTGGCCGGGTAATTGAAGCGGCCGGTGTCATTCACGGCAACGCGCGGATCGAACATCAGCGGGGCAATCGGGCCAGAGGCTGTCATTGGGCATCCTCATTCAGGTTTAGCGGAACATGCGAGATCGTGAAGCGGTACTTGCCCGAGGCGGCCGGCGGCAGGTGATCGCACAGCTCGAAGCGCACCAGGAAGGCCGGGTCGCCGTGGCGATGGATCGTGTCCTCAAGGAATGGCATCGCGCGCTGCTGATCGAAGCCCGGCCCCGGCACCACCTGCACGCACAGGTCGGCGCGCGTCTCTTGGACGACGCGAAACTGGTACACGCCGCCAAGCTTGTAGAACAGGTGCGTGAAGAACTCGCCATGCAGCAGCTTGCCCGAGGGCGAGGTGATCACGTCGGCCTTACGCCCGACGATCGAGCTTAGCAGCGGTAGTCCGCGGCCGCACGCGCATGCCTGCGCCGACGGCACGGCCATGTCGCCGATCTCGTAGCGGATGAACGGCATGGCCATGTTGTTCAGGTTGGTCACGACAATCCGGCCAACATCGCCCGGCCTGGCCGGCTGGCCCGCGCTGTCGATCAACTCGACCAGGTTGTTCTCGGCCAGCAAGTGCATGCCCTGGTGCGCGTCGCACTCGTGCGCGATATTGTTGACCTCGCGGCAGCCATAGCGGTCGAACACTTGGCAGCCAAAGGTCGCCTCGAGCAGCGCGCGGTCATCGGGCGTCAGCACCTCGGCCGAAGTCTGGATCGCGCGCGGCCGCAGGCCGGCGATCTTTCGATCACGCACCAGCCGAGCCAGCAGCGTGGCCGACGAGACGTACGCTACCAATACTTCGGGCTGGAAATGCACGAGCTGCTGAGCCGCCTCGGCCAGCCGGTCGGCAGTCAGGTCGAACGTATTGATCCACAGGGTATTGTAGATCACGCGATCCTGCAGGCGCCCGCGCCAGCCCTTGTGCGCGCGGGCGTCGTAGTCGGAGCCCCACAGGAAGGCCCAGCGCTTGCCAAGCTCGTAGCCGGCCATGCGGTAGTTGCGCAGCTTGTCGGCGTCGCTCCAGGCGCGAAACTCGGCGTCCTGGTAGAACGTGAGCGGGTCGCCAGTCGAGCCGCCGGTGTGATTCTCGAGTAACGCGCGCCGGTCGACGCTGCGCGCCAGCATGCGCTCGGTGTTGTCCTGGATGTCGCGCTTGGTCAGCAGCGGCAGCCGGCTCAGGTCAGCGACAGACTGAATATCGGCCGGGCGCAGCCCAGCTGCATCAAAGCGCTGCCGGTAGAACGGCACGTGCGCGTAGGCATGCTGCAGCAGAGCCGCGAGCTTGCGCATCTGCAGCGCCTCGATATCGGCGGCGGGCCACCATTGGCTGCGCTCGAGAAAGGTAGCATAGCGGCCGTACGGCCGCCGGCCGTATCGCGCGCCGAATGCGCCGCGAATGGCCGCACCATGAATGGTGTCGAGCAATGTCATAGCGCCGTCACTCCTGTATCGACCAGCTGCTCGAACATCGCGGCGTACTGCTCGGCTGCGGCCTCCCACGAGAACTGCTCGGCACGCCGGCGCGCGGCCGCGCCCATGCGCCGCGCCCGCGCCCGGTCGGCCGCCAGGCGCGCCAGGTGCGCGGTCAGCGCATCAAGGTCGCCCCAGTCGAAGGTCAGGCCATTCACTCGCTCTTCAACCAGCTCGGCGGTGCCACCGGTGCGCGTCACTACCACCGGCAGGCCGGCCGCTAGCGCCTCGAGCGTCGCGACGCTCATGCCCTCGTTGTACGAGGGCAGCACAAAGGCGTGCGCCGCCGCGTAGTGCTCGGCGATCTGCTCGCGCGGTACATAGCCCACGAAGCGCACTTGCCCGGCCAGCCCGGCCGCCTCGGCCTGCCTGCGGTAGGTTGCCTCGGCGTCGCCGGTGCCGATCAGGTCGAGCGTCGCGGCCACGCCGCTGTCGCGCAGGCGTCGCAGCGCCTCGATCAGGTGGTGCTGGCCCTTGCGCTCGATCAGGCGCGCCACGCAGATCAGCCGCAGCGGGCCGCCATCGGCGATCGGCGCCACGCGAAACGCGCTGGTGTCAACCCCATTGGCTACCAGCGTCACCGGCACGTGGGCATCGACGGCGTGGATCATCTCGGCCTCGCGCTCGCACTTGGCCACCACTAGCTCGGCACCGTGCCAGGTTGCGCGGATAGCCGGTGCCAGCACGGGGTAGAGCGGGCCATAGCGCCGCTCGAAGCCGGGGATGTCGGGGCCGCACACCCGCACAACATAGCGCAGGCCGGTCAGCCGCCGCAGCGCCAGCGCCACCCCACCAGCCGGCACCGCGCTCCAGGCAAAGCACAGGTCGTAGGGCTGGGCCGCGTGCAGGCGCCGCGCCAGTGGCAGCGCGCGGGCCGCGTAGGTCAGCAGCTCGCGGTTTGAAGAATGGTGCAGGTTGCGGTTGTGTACCGGCACCTTGAACACGCGCACACGCTCGGCCAGCCGCTCGTGCTCGGGCGCACGGCCCAGCGCCGAGGTTACCAGGTCGATCTCGAGCTCGGGCGCGCCGGCCAGCCGCTGCACGATCGCGCGATTGACGGTGCCGGTGCCACCACCTAGCGGCGGGAACTCGTTATTCAACATTAGGATGCGCATTAGCGCCGCCCGCCACTCAGCTGCCGCACCACGTACAGCGGCCGCCGCTTGACTTCTTCGAAGATCCGGCCGACATACTCGCCAATCACGCCGATCGTGATCAGCTGCATGCCCGCCAGGAAGAAGATCGCCACGATCAGTGTCGCAAAGCCAGGCGGGTTCAGGCCAATCGTCAGCTTCTTCACGGCGTAGAACAGCGCCAGCACGATCGAGATGAACGACACCGTTAGGCCCAGCATGGTGATCACGCGCAGCGGAATGTAGCTGAACGATACCAGCCCGTCGAGCGCCAGGTATACCAGCCGGGTGAAGGTGAACTTGGGCCGGCCGGCGTGGCGCGCCTGGCGCTCGTAGGCCAGCCCGATCTGGTCGAGCCCGACCCAGCTGCGGATGCCGCGCACGAAGCGGTTGCGCTCGGGCATGCCGGTCAGCAGGTCGACCACACGCCGATCCATGATGCAGAAGTCGCCCGCGTCGAGCGGGATGTCGATATTCGCCACGCGCTGTAGCAGCCGGTAGAACGCGGCGTAGGCCACACGCTTGAGCGGGCCTTCTTTGCGCTGCTCGCGAATAGCGTACACCACATCGTGGCCGGCGCGCCACTGCGCGATGAACTGCGGCAGCACCTCGGGCGGGTCTTGCAGGTCGGCGTCCATCACGATCACACCCGCGCCGCGGGCGTGGTCGAGCCCGGCGCTGATCGCAACCTGGTGGCCAAAGTTGCGCGCCAGCTCAACCACCAGCACATGCGCGTCGGCCGCAGCATACTCGCGCAGCAGGGCCAGGCTTGCGTCGGCGCTACCGTCGTCGACAAACACGATCTCATAGCGCATGCCCACCTGATCGAGCGTGGCGCGCAGCCGCGCATACAGGTGCGGCAGGTTGTCTTCTTCGTTGTACACCGGGATCACGATCGATAGATCGGGCGGCGCGGCTTCGGGTGCGGCCCGAAGCCGCTCGCGTTGCCCGCCGGCCCGAGCGAAGTCGCTCGGGTTGGCCGGGCCGAACAGCGCGGCCAGGCTACGGCAGAAGCGCAGCGCCGCCTCGGGATCATCGATCGGGATTGCCAGTGGCGCGGCCGGGCGGTCGAGCACCAGTTCATCACCAGGAAGCATGATCTGTGGCATATGCTTGCCTTCCCTCACCTGGAATATACCGATATGATTCATTCTATGTGCCGGCCCTACTGGCGTCTATAGGACTATGCGCCTGAATAGCGGCAGTCTTTCGGCGGCGCGCCAGCGCGTGATGGTGAACAGCACATAGTCGCCGATCGCCCGTTTCGGCCGTGTTTCGCGGTAGCCATGCAGCTCAATTTCGCGACGCCAGGGTACGATTGTGAGGTAGTGATTCACGTGGCAGGCTCGGTAGCGAAGCTCGCAAGAACTACGGCTTATTGTACCGATCGCCGCCGCGCTGTTGGTAACGCTTTGGTAACAAAACGGTAGCAGCATCTCGCACCGCCACCGGCGCATTCAGGCGTGCCGCAGCGCAATCGCGTAGGCGCGCTCGGCCTGGAGCGCCAGGTGCTCCCAGGTGTACTGCTCGGCTACGCGCGCCTGGGCCGCGCGCCCCATACGCACGCGCAGCGCCGGGTCGGATAGCAGGGTCAGCGCGCCGCGCGCCAGCGCACCGGGGTCGCCGGGTGCCACCAGCACGCCGCTGCGGCCATCCTCGAGGTACTCGGCCACCTGCCCGACGCGCCCGGCCACGATCGGCAGGCCGGCGGCCATGAGCTCGAGCAGCTTGGCCAGGCCGCGTGCGCGGTTGATCAGCGTGTCGTTCATTGGCACCAGCGCGAGATCGGCCGACGCCAGCAGCGCCGGGATGGCGTCCGGCTCGGCCCAGCCGTGGTAGTCGATCGCCGCCAGGATGCCGGCACGCGCGGCCAGCCGCAGCAGCTCACGCTCTTCACCACGCTCGCCGCGGCCGATCACCAGCAGCCGCGCCAACGGGAAGCGCGCCAGAATGCCCACCAGCGCCGCAACCACGTCGGCCACGTCGAATTCCCAGAAGCGCGTATAGAGTAATACGGTTTGCGGTTTGCGGTTTGCGGTGTGCATAACGGGGGTGATCAGCTCATCACGCATAACGCTTAGCTCAGCGCTCCGCATGCCGTTGGGCAGGTACACCACGCGCGCGGGTGGTACGCCAAAGCCGTGTACCTGAGCCTCGAGCGTACGGCTCACCACCGTCACCGCATCAGCGCGGCGCGGCAGGTCGCGCTCTTGCCAGGCGAACAGCAGCTTGGCCGGGTAAGGATACGGCAGCAGGTCGTTCCAGCCGCCCCAGCTTTCCCAGTCGTCGGTGTCGAGCACCAGCGGCAGCCGTGGGCGCACGGCGCGCGCCAGCAG
The sequence above is drawn from the Candidatus Kouleothrix ribensis genome and encodes:
- a CDS encoding DUF362 domain-containing protein; translated protein: MTASGPIAPLMFDPRVAVNDTGRFNYPANPPFHPPARYPEYPFDAGEIDAQNYIYEAVRQLFVLLGLDAEHYGTPAWNPLGAIVRPGDNVVLKPNLVVSDHPDGMPGIQASVVHGSLIRAFIDYAYIANRGQGRISVADSPIKEVDFNRVLELTGTGPMVAHLNDRYKLGIELVDFRDLQVTRDTDRVMVQGQRLAGDPMGYRVIDLGQRSMLTEIADHATRFRSTAAHYENAMVEAHNHEHNLYSIPNRILQADALISLAKLKTHRKAGVTLSLKNMVGITNEKRWLPHHRVGSPSKGGDLFANTTRADVKFKELAKDMLITHSWGRWGAQYVGMPLFKLYRAAAKPLLDRVYGKSAIATVEDGDWHGNDTVWRMVLDLNTLMFYADREGVLRDVPQRRYFSLIDGIIGGMEEGPLRPRPANSGLLAAGFNPVAVDMVCARAMGFAIDRIPNICRAAERDWLPLGQFAPADLAIASNAERWRTIFASDDPGLAFTPSAGWRGHLEIGAATNGTRR
- a CDS encoding phenylacetate--CoA ligase family protein, encoding MTLLDTIHGAAIRGAFGARYGRRPYGRYATFLERSQWWPAADIEALQMRKLAALLQHAYAHVPFYRQRFDAAGLRPADIQSVADLSRLPLLTKRDIQDNTERMLARSVDRRALLENHTGGSTGDPLTFYQDAEFRAWSDADKLRNYRMAGYELGKRWAFLWGSDYDARAHKGWRGRLQDRVIYNTLWINTFDLTADRLAEAAQQLVHFQPEVLVAYVSSATLLARLVRDRKIAGLRPRAIQTSAEVLTPDDRALLEATFGCQVFDRYGCREVNNIAHECDAHQGMHLLAENNLVELIDSAGQPARPGDVGRIVVTNLNNMAMPFIRYEIGDMAVPSAQACACGRGLPLLSSIVGRKADVITSPSGKLLHGEFFTHLFYKLGGVYQFRVVQETRADLCVQVVPGPGFDQQRAMPFLEDTIHRHGDPAFLVRFELCDHLPPAASGKYRFTISHVPLNLNEDAQ
- a CDS encoding glycosyltransferase, which translates into the protein MRILMLNNEFPPLGGGTGTVNRAIVQRLAGAPELEIDLVTSALGRAPEHERLAERVRVFKVPVHNRNLHHSSNRELLTYAARALPLARRLHAAQPYDLCFAWSAVPAGGVALALRRLTGLRYVVRVCGPDIPGFERRYGPLYPVLAPAIRATWHGAELVVAKCEREAEMIHAVDAHVPVTLVANGVDTSAFRVAPIADGGPLRLICVARLIERKGQHHLIEALRRLRDSGVAATLDLIGTGDAEATYRRQAEAAGLAGQVRFVGYVPREQIAEHYAAAHAFVLPSYNEGMSVATLEALAAGLPVVVTRTGGTAELVEERVNGLTFDWGDLDALTAHLARLAADRARARRMGAAARRRAEQFSWEAAAEQYAAMFEQLVDTGVTAL
- a CDS encoding glycosyltransferase family 2 protein; the protein is MPQIMLPGDELVLDRPAAPLAIPIDDPEAALRFCRSLAALFGPANPSDFARAGGQRERLRAAPEAAPPDLSIVIPVYNEEDNLPHLYARLRATLDQVGMRYEIVFVDDGSADASLALLREYAAADAHVLVVELARNFGHQVAISAGLDHARGAGVIVMDADLQDPPEVLPQFIAQWRAGHDVVYAIREQRKEGPLKRVAYAAFYRLLQRVANIDIPLDAGDFCIMDRRVVDLLTGMPERNRFVRGIRSWVGLDQIGLAYERQARHAGRPKFTFTRLVYLALDGLVSFSYIPLRVITMLGLTVSFISIVLALFYAVKKLTIGLNPPGFATLIVAIFFLAGMQLITIGVIGEYVGRIFEEVKRRPLYVVRQLSGGRR
- a CDS encoding glycosyltransferase family 4 protein, coding for MHISMLAPFGIRPKGTLAARMLPLAQALARRGHTVRIAAPPVQNPHDAGRRVVYAGVAVTHTALPRLPGPAHVAQQVFALLRLGLAEQPDVLHLFKPKGYSGLAALLARAVRPRLPLVLDTDDWESWGGWNDLLPYPYPAKLLFAWQERDLPRRADAVTVVSRTLEAQVHGFGVPPARVVYLPNGMRSAELSVMRDELITPVMHTANRKPQTVLLYTRFWEFDVADVVAALVGILARFPLARLLVIGRGERGEERELLRLAARAGILAAIDYHGWAEPDAIPALLASADLALVPMNDTLINRARGLAKLLELMAAGLPIVAGRVGQVAEYLEDGRSGVLVAPGDPGALARGALTLLSDPALRVRMGRAAQARVAEQYTWEHLALQAERAYAIALRHA